A single Oncorhynchus kisutch isolate 150728-3 linkage group LG19, Okis_V2, whole genome shotgun sequence DNA region contains:
- the LOC109864629 gene encoding CCR4-NOT transcription complex subunit 6-like has translation MPKEKYEPPDPRRMYTIMSTEEAANGKKSYWAELEITGNVRSLSPSLWTLTHLTALHIADNCLSRIPPDIAKLHNLLYLDLSSNKIRSLPAELGHMVSLRELLLNNNQLRVLPFELGKLFQLQTLGLKGNPLAQEIMSLYQEHDGTRKLLNYLLDNLAGSIKCTPTEQPPSRSWIALQEPDQTRPSALFSVMCYNVLCDKYATRQLYGYCPSWALNWEYRKKSIMQEIMNCNADIINLQEVETEQYYQYFLPELKEQGYEGFFSPKSRARTMHESDRKHVDGCAVFYRTEKFGVVQKHTVEFNQLAMANSEGSEAMLNRVMTKDNIGVAVLLEVRKEMMEESSGKSLHGMEKQLLLVANAHMHWDPEYSDVKLVQTMMFLSEVKNIVDKATRSLKLSSVSGETNGIPLVLCADLNSLPDSGVVEYLSQGGVDCTHKDFKELRYLDSLTNFNCNGKNGNSTSNSRITHGFKLKSAYEDSLMPYTNYTFDFKGVIDYIFYSKPQINVLGILGPLDSNWLHENNISGCPHPHIPSDHFSLFAQLELLLPSTLPQGQANNQVNGIHLPGGRR, from the exons ATGCCGAAGGAAAAATATGAACCGCCAGACCCCAGGCGGATGTACACTATCATGTCAACTGAGGAGGCAGCCAATGGAAAGAAGTCTTACTGGGCTGAGCTGGAAATCACAG GTAATGTCAGGAGCCTGAGCCCATCTCTGTGGACTCTGACCCACCTCACTGCCCTACATATCGCTGACAACTGTCTGTCACGCATCCCACCTGACATTGCCAAACTACACAACCTGTTGTACCTGGATCTGTCGTCCAATAAGATCAGGAGCCTGCCGGCAGAGCTCGGCCACATGGTCTCTCTCAG GGAGCTGCTTTTAAATAACAACCAATTGCGGGTTCTGCCTTTCGAATTGGGGAAACTGTTTCAGTTACAAACACTGGGGTTGAAAG GAAATCCACTTGCACAAGAAATCATGAGCCTGTACCAGGAGCATGATGGCACGAGGAAACTGCTGAACTACCTGTTGGACAATCTGGCAGGTTCAATCAAATGCA CCCCCACAGAGCAGCCCCCGTCCCGGTCGTGGATCGCACTCCAGGAGCCGGACCAGACGAGACCTTCTG cGTTGTTCTCAGTGATGTGCTACAATGTGCTCTGTGATAAGTACGCCACGCGCCAGCTCTATGGCTACTGCCCTTCCTGGGCCCTCAACTGGGAGTACAGGAAGAAGTCCATCATGCAGGAGATCATGAACTGCAACGCTGATATCATCAACCTACAG GAAGTGGAGACGGAGCAGTACTACCAGTATTTCCTGCCAGAGCTGAAGGAGCAGGGCTACGAGGGCTTCTTCAGCCCAAAGTCTCGAGCCAGAACCATGCATGAGTCAGACCGCAAACATGTGGACGGGTGCGCAGTTTTCTACAGGACAGAAAA GTTCGGTGTGGTGCAGAAACACACGGTAGAGTTTAACCAGCTGGCCATGGCTAACTCTGAAGGCTCTGAGGCCATGCTCAACAGGGTTATGACCAAGGACAACATCGGAGTGGCCGTACTGCTAGAGGTCCGCAAGGAAATGATGGAGGAATCCT cggGGAAGTCTCTGCACGGCATGGAGAAACAGCTCCTCTTGGTGGCTAACGCCCACATGCACTGGGACCCGGAGTACTCCGACGTCAAGCTGGTCCAGACCATGATGTTCCTGTCTGAGGTGAAGAACATTGTGGACAAGGCCACTCGCAGCCTtaaactctcctctgtctctggggAGACCAATGGCATCCCTCTTGTTCTCTGTGCCGACCTCAACTCTCTACCAGACTCTG GCGTGGTGGAGTACCTGAGTCAGGGTGGCGTGGACTGCACCCACAAGGACTTCAAGGAGCTTCGCTACCTTGATAGCCTCACCAACTTCAACTGCAATGGCAAGAACGGCAACTCCACGTCCAACTCCAGGATCACCCACGGCTTCAAGCTGAAGAGCGCCTACGAGGACAGCCTGATGCCTTACACCAACTACACCTTTGACTTCAAG GGTGTGATTGACTACATCTTCTACTCCAAGCCTCAGATCAATGTGCTCGGCATCCTGGGTCCCCTGGACTCCAACTGGCTCCATGAGAACAATATCAGCGGCTGCCCGCACCCCCACATCCCCTCTGACCACTTCTCCCTGTTCGCCCAGCTGGAGCTGCTGCTGCCCAGCACTCTGCCCCAGGGCCAGGCCAACAACCAGGTCAACGGCATCCACCTGCCTGGAGGACGCAGGTAG